The Zhihengliuella sp. ISTPL4 genomic interval TGAGCGCCCGCACCTCGGCGTCGACGCGCTCCGCGACCTTCTCGGAGTATTCGCGGCCACGGCCCATGTCCCGCGCGACGAACATGTCGCCGCCCTCGGACCCGAGCTTGACGGGGCCGACCTGGGTCGTCATGCCGTACTCGATGACCATCTTGCGGGCGATCGAGGTCGCCTTCTCGATGTCGTTCGACGCACCGGTGGTGGGGTCGTGGAAGACGAGCTCCTCGGCGACGCGGCCGCCCATCGCGTAGGTGAGCTGATCCTGCAGCTCGTTGCGGGTCACGGAGTACTTGTCGTCCAGCGGCAGCACCATCGTGTAGCCGAGCGCCTTGCCGCGGGGCAGGATCGTGATCTTGGTCACGGGGTCGGTGTAGTTCATCGCTGCCGCCGCGAGCGCGTGACCGCCCTCGTGGTACGCCGTGATGAGCTTCTCCTTGTCCTTCATCACGCGGGTGCGTCGCTGCGGACCGGCGATCACGCGGTCGATGGCCTCATCGAGCGCGCGGTTGTCGATGAGCTGTGCGTTCGAGCGGGCCGTGAGCAGCGCGGCCTCGTTGAGCACGTTCGCCAGGTCGGCACCGGTGAAGCCGGGGGTCTTGCGCGCGACGACCTCGAGGTCGACGTTCTTCGACAGCGGCTTGCCCTTGCTGTGCACCTCGAGGATCTTCTGCCGGCCCTTGAGGTCGGGGGCGTCGACACCGATCTGACGGTCGAAGCGGCCGGGGCGCAGCAGCGCGGGGTCGAGGATGTCGGGACGGTTGGTCGCCGCGATCACGATGACGTTCGCGTTCGGGTCGAAGCCGTCCATCTCGACGAGCATCTGGTTCAGCGTCTGCTCGCGCTCGTCGTTCCCGCCGCCCATGCCGGCGCCACGGTGCCGACCGACGGCGTCGATCTCATCGATGAAGATGATGGCCGGGGCGTTCTCCTTGGCCTGGCTGAAGAGGTCGCGCACGCGCGAGGCGCCGACGCCGACGAACATCTCGACGAAGTCGGAACCGGAGATCGAGTAGAAGGGGGCACCGGCCTCACCGGCGACGGCGCGGGCGAGGAGGGTCTTTCCGGTTCCGGGAGGACCGTACAGCAGCACGCCCTTCGGGATGCGGGCGCCGATGGCCTGGAACTTCGCCGGGTCCTGCAGGAACTCCTTGATCTCGTGGAGCTCTTCGATCGCCTCGTCGGCACCCGCGACATCGGCGAAGGTGACCGTCGGGGTCTCCTTGTTGACGAGCTTGGCCTTGGACTTGCCGAACTGCATGACCTTGCCGCCGCCGCCCTGCATGGACGACAGGAGCCACCAGAACAGCAGGCCGAGCAGCACCAGCGGAAGAAGCAGCGACAGGAAACCGTCGAACCAGGTCGCGCGCGGCACGGCGTCGTTGAAGCCGTCCTTCGGAGCGGCGGCGTCGATCGCGGAGACGACCTCATCGGCGCGGGCCTCGACGTAGTAGAACTGGACGTTCTCGGAGCCCTCGAACGGCTTCGACAGCGTCATGTCCACGCGCTGATCGCCGTCGGTGGTGACGACCTCGGTCACGGTCTTGCCGGAGAGCAGCTCGAGCCCCTCCTGCGTCGTGATCTGCTTCGGCGCGCCGAGGTTCGAGATCAGCAGGAATCCGCCGAAGAGCAGCACGCCGATCAGAGCGACGTAGATCAGCGGATTGCGGGTGAGCTTCTTCACATCCATGGTCGGATCAGCGTATCGCCTCCGTGCTAGGGGGCCGCTGTGCGTTCACCCACGGCGCAACGCTCGCGCGCCTGTCGAAGCGTGGGTCGCTGAGCCTGTCGAAGCGAGGGTCGCTGAGCCTGTCGAAGCGTCAGCTGTACACGTGGGGCGCCAGCACCGCGACGTCGCGGAGGTTGCGGTAGCGCTCGGCGTAGTCGAGTCCGTAGCCGACGACGAATTCGACGGGGATGTCGAAGCCGACGTACTTGCAGTCGATCTCGACCTTCGCGGCCTCCGGCTTGCGCAGCAGCGCGAGCACTTCGATCGACTCCGCACCGCGGGACCCGAAGTTCTCCAGCAGCCAGCTCAGCGTGAGGCCGGAGTCGATGATGTCCTCGACGATGAGCACGTGCTTGCCGTGCAGGTCGGTGTCGAGGTCCTTCCGGATCTGCACGACACCGCTCGACTTCGTGCTGGCGCCGTAGCTCGACACCGCCATCCAGTCCATCGGCGCGTGGAAGGGCAGCGCGCGTGCGAAGTCGGCCATGACCATGACCGCGCCCTTCAAGACACCGACGAGGATGAGGTCCTTGCCCTCGTAGTCCTTCGCGACCTGCGCCGCGAGCTCGTCGAGCTTGGCGTGGATCTCCTCCTCGGTGACGAGGATCTGTGCAAGGTCGTCCTGGATCTCCGCGGCGCGCATGGATCGATTTTAGGCGACGCGGCGGTGTGCTCTCGTCGCAGGCGCGTACCCTCCCCTGCGCGCCGACACCGCACTACTCTGACGGTGACGCGGGCGGACGCCCCGACGGAAGGAGATCCCCATGGCGACTCACGACATCCTCAGCCAGGTCCCCCTCGACGACATCGCGCAGAAGCTCGGCGTGTCGCGTGACGAGGCCAAGGTCGCGGTCGAGCAGGGCGGCGCCGTGCTCCTCGGCGGACTCGCGAAGAACGCGGAGAGCTCGGAAGGATCGGCGGCCATCGAGAAGGCCCTCGGCAAGCACCGCGGCGCGTCGAGCCCGGCGACGGTCGACGACATCGACCAGGAGGACGGCGAGAAGATCGTCTCCCACATCCTCGGCGGGAAGGAGAAGGAGGTCACCAAGGAGCTGACGGAGTCGACCGCGACCCCGGGCATCGACTTCGGGAAGCTCCTCCCCATCCTCGCGCCCATCGTGATGGGCCTCATCGCCAACGCGACCAAGGACAAGACGGCGAAGGCGGACGCGGGCACGCAGGGTTCAGGCGGGATCGGCGATGTCATCGGCGGCATCCTCGGCGGCGGCGACTCCGGCTCCGGCGGCGGCTTGGGTGACGTCCTGGGGGGCCTTCTCGGCGGCGGCAAGAGCGGCTCCGGCGGCGGCATCGACCTCGGCGGCATCCTCGGCGGCCTCTTCGGCGGCAAGAAGTAGGACGTGACGCCGCCGCGGCCCGCGATTCAGCGGGTCGCGGCGGTGAACACGATCCGACCGCTGTGGCGCACGGCGGCGCACCCCGGCAGGTCGATCGGCCCTTGACCCGACCAGTCGGTCACGAGGCGGGCGACCTCGATCGTCTGCGCGCGGCTCAGGCTCGCCCCGAACTCGCTGTCGACCACGAGCCGGATGATGCGGTTGCGCAGCGCGGCCGGGTTGGCGGCGAGCGCGGCGACGCTCACGGAGATCCCCGCCTCGGCGTGCTCGACGATGTCCTCGATCGTCTCGTGGATCATCTCGTCGAAGGCCTCCGCGTCCTCCCGGAGCTGCTCGGCGGTGCGGGCCAGCGCCTCGGCGATACCGGGACCGAGTTGCGTCTCCAGCACCGGCAGCACGTGGCGGCGCACCCGTACTCGGGTGTAGCGGTCGTCGGTGTTGTGCGGGTCATCCCAGGGCTGCAGCTCCGCCGCGGCGCAGAACGCACGGGTGGTCTCACGGCGCACGCCGAGCAGCGGGCGCAGCCAGCGGAGGCCGTCCTCGTCCTCCCGATCCGGCGCCATGCCCTGCAGGCTCGTCGCCCCCGAGCCGCGGGCGAGTCCGAGCAGGACCGTCTCGGCCTGATCGTCGAGGGTATGACCGAGCAGGACCGCTCGGGCACCGACGTCGCTCGCCGCGTCCCGGAGCACGCGGTAGCGCGCGTCCCGCGCGGCCGCCTCCGGGCCGCCGTCGCCGTCGACCTCGACGCGGACGACGAGCGCCTCGAGCCCGAGCCGTCCGGCGACGCGTGCCGTCTCGGCGGCGACCTCGGCGGACCCCTGCTGCAGACCGTGGTCGACCGTCACCGCGGTCGCACGCACCCCGCGTTTCGCGGCCTCGAACGCGGTGGCCGCCGCGAGCGCGAGCGAGTCGGCGCCGCCGGAGACCCCGACGACGACGGTCGAGCCCTCGGGCAGGTCGGCGAGCGCGGTGCGCACGGCGAGGCGAATCTCGGCGACGGCAGGGGCGAGGGAAGGCATCCCTCCACGCTAGGGCACGTCCCGCGCACACGAGGAGGAACGGACGACCCCCGAGTAGGCTGGTCGGCGGCATCCAACCGATCTTCCTGAGGAGCACACGCATGGGCGCACACGACGCCGTCATCGAGATCCCGCGCGGCAGCCGGGTGAAGTACGAGGTCGACCACGAGACCGGGCGAGTGCACCTCGACCGCGTGCTCTACACGACCTTCGGCTACCCGGCCGACTACGGCTACTTCGACAACACGCTCGGCGAGGACGGCGACCCGCTCGACGTGCTGGTGCTCCTCGACCACCAGATCTACCCCGGCGTCGTCGTCGAGGTCCGTCCCGTCGCCGTGCTCAAGATGAGCGATGAGGCCGGCGGCGACGACAAGCTCGTCGCCGTGCTCTCCAAGGACCCGCGCTGGGCCCACGTCCAGGACATCGACGACGTGCCGGAGTACACGAAGAAGGAGATCGCACACTTCTTCGAGCACTACAAGGACCTCGAGCCCAACAAGTGGGTCAAGGTCGACGAGTGGGGCAACGCCGCGGAGGCGCAGCGCATCCTCGACGAGGCCATCGTCCGCTTCGGCGAGCAGGGTCACTGACCAGACCTATCCGGGTCGCTGCCCTATCTGGGTCGCTGACCTTCTCTGGGTCGCTGAGCCTGTCGAAGCGAAGACCCCCGGACGCCATGCGTCCGGGGGTCTTCTGCGTCCGTGCCGACGATCAGACGGAGATGCCCCTGCCAGCCATGAAGTCGATCGGGTTGGTGTAGCGGCCATTGATATAGACCTCGAAGTGCAGGTGGCAGCCGAAGGATCCGCCGGTGTTGCCCGCGTAGGCGATGACCTGTCCGGCCTCGACCCACTGACCGCTGCGCACGGCGAAGCCGCCCGGCTTGATGTGCGCGTAGCCGGTGGCGATGCCGCCGCCGTGCTGAATCCGGACGTAGTTGCCGTAGCCGCCGTTGTAGAAGGCCGCGTCGACGGTGCCGGAATGCGCGGCGTAGATCGCCGCGCCGCAGCCGTTCGCGAGGTCGACGCCGTAGTGCCAGCTCGAGGAGCAACCGTTGGCGTTGCACTGCTGCGAACGGGGGCCGTAGCCGGAGCTGCGGTAGCCGCCGTGGGGCCGCACCCAGCCGCCGCTTCCCGGGGTCCCGCCTCCGCCGCTGTTCCCGCCGGCATTCGCCGCGGCCTCGGCGGCTTCGCGGCGCTTGCGCTCCTTCTCGCGCTCCTCCACGCCCTTCTGGTAGCCGGCGACGGTGGTGGCGGTGGTGTCCTTCAGCGCGGCGAGCTGCGCCTGCATGGTGGCGAGGTTCGCGGACTGCTCGTCGAGGGCGGCCTGGGCGGCGTCGGCGGCCTGCTGCGCCGCGACCATCTTCTCCTCGGCGATCTTCTGGAGCCGGTCGCGCTCGTCCCGGGCGACGACGGCCTGGTCGCTGAGGGACTGGGCGGAGTTCCGCGCGGCGACCGCGTCGTTGTAGACGGTCTGGTTGTACTCGAGGAGCTTGTCCATGGAGCCGAGGCGGGCGAGGAGCTCGTCGGCGTTGGCCGCGGAACCCGCGAAGAACAGCTCCAGCGACGTGTCGTCACCGCCGTTGCGGTAGAGCTGCGCGGCGACCTGACCGGCTTTGCGGGCGGACTCGTCGGCGACGGCGGCCTGCGCGTCCGCCTTCTCCTGCAGCGCGTCGGCCTCGGCGATCGCGGCGAAGTACGCCTGCTGCGCGTTGTAGAACTCGGTGGAGGCGACCTCGGCAGCGGCCTGCGTCTCGGACACCTTCTGCGTGAGCGACTGGATCAGCCCCTCGATGCGCTTCACCTCAGCGGCCTTGGACGCCTCGTTCTGCTTGGCCTTCTGCACGTCGTCCCAGCTCGGGTACGACGCGGCGTGAGCGGCTGTGACGCCGGACGTGATGCCGAACGCGCTGAGGGCGACGACGCTGAGGGCGCCGAGGCCGAGCGCGCCGCGGCGGCTGATCCCGTCGCCGAAGAGGGTACGGCGCTCCGCCGGGGTGGGCGCACACCCGCAGTCCGCGGATGCCGCGAGTGCCGCATCCTGCGTGGTCTTCTCGTTCACACGGCCCCTTCCGCCGGTTTCACAGATGCCACAGTAACAACAACTTTCACACCAGCACCAGAGCCCTGGAGGGGTGCGAACGACATCCCCGGCCGCTCCATCGTCCCGCTCGAACACGCCCGGGGGAAGCCGGTTCGGGACTCGATTCGCGATTTGCCCGAATGATCCCTTATGCTTGAGCGTCGGCAAGGAAGTCCCCCGGGACTGACTCGGCCCCATCGTTTAGCGGCCTAGGACGCCGCCCTTTCACGGCGGTAGCACGGGTTCGAATCCCGTTGGGGTCACTCCATCCGATACAATTGAAAACACCAGTATGGCCCTGTAGCGCAGTTGGTTAGCGTGCCGCCCTGTCACGGCGGAGGTCGCGGGTTCAAGTCCCGTCAGGGTCGCTCCGTGCGACGAGCTCTTTCTTCGGAGAGGGCTCTTCGTCTAGGACGCGGCAGCATCATCCGCCGCGCGGCTCTGTAGCTCAGTTGGTAGAGCGTTCGACTGAAAATCGAAAGGTCACCGGATCGATGCCGGTCGGAGCCACGTAGCGGAGATTACACCGCTGCCGAACCCTCGCGAGGCTTCTACTCGCGGGGGTTCTTTTTTGCGCGCTGACCAGGGAGATCCGGCGGTACTGGCCGAGCGCACTCAGCGATCGGTCAATGGAATCGTGAAGGTCTCCCGCGCATCTCCGAGGGCCTTCAGTCAGGCGCCCCGCATTAACCCCGCACTTTGGAAATCGTACTTTCGCTCAGTCGGGCATGCATCACCGCTCAGCCGACTGCGGTCTGAGCGACCTCGCGGGGCACGCGATCGGGCTCATGCTCGCCCGCTGCGATCGAACTTACACGGCGACATCCCTCGCGCACCCGAGTCAGACCACCACGCGACAGGCTGGCCCTAAGTGGAACCATCGGGTGCGGGACTAGGAGTCCGCGCTCGCTCTGGCGCTCACCGCCGCACTTCAATCGAGAGCGATGAACTGCGAGCTCAGCTGGTCACGCTGGAGAAGATTCTCCAACGTCGCTGCCGGAACGCCGATCTTCAAACCGATCCAGAACCTCAGAACGAGGAGATTCTCGCGCAGCGTGTTCAGGAGGTCGAGGGAATCGGGCATCGCCCGGTCCACATGCTTGGACCCCATATAGGCGGCGTAGCTTCTCTCGATCCAGCCTTCGGCATCATCGAGCGGCACCAACTCCATGTCCGCAAGGATCACGCGGAGGCCGGGCTTGAAGTTCATCTGCTTCCGGCCGTTGAGATGCGCCCCATCATTCTTCCGAAGATCGATCATGTAGCCGAGAGCTTCGAAGGCGATGCCGCTGTGGACGACACTGCTGATGCCCCACGGCTCGTCCGAGTACAGGACGCGCGCCATCGCGTCGATCACTTGCTTGTAGTCTCGCCTGATTCGCAACCACCGCTTGATCCCGCGCGGTCCGACATCGGCGAACGGGAAGAGGAACCGAGGCCCCTCTTTCCAGGCCTCGTGCTTGACGAGGCGGTGAGTGGCAACCTTGCGCCACTGGGGATCGCTGTAAGTATCCTCACCGGTACGCACTCGGTCGTTATCGATCTGCACTTCGATGCTGTTGAAGCCGAATGGCTCCCAGGCGGAGATCGCTGCGAGGTCAAGCACTGCTCCGTGCAAGTCGAGGTGGTCATCCCAGGTGCGTCGGTCTCGAACGAGTGTCTGCAATTGCACGACTTCTTCCGCGCTGAACCGCCCTCGAGGGTTGTCGGTACGCCAGTGCAAGTGCATTCCGAGGTTCATCGCACCGGCCAGTCGGATGTCTGCGGGTGACTCCAAGTCCATCCGCACCGATCTTGCCCGACGTCGATCGTCTCGTTGCACGTCAACACGGATCCCGCTCAGTCTGGTCCAGGCGGCGACTCCAGGTGCGTCAGTGCGGAGTCCATTGATCTGCTCGTAGTCGAGCCATTGGCCGTCGACGACCGCGAAATTCGCAACAAGCTTGCCGTGCCCACTGCCTCCGCCGGTCGTGCGAGAGTCGGTTGATCGACAGCCGACGAGTACGAGAGTGCCGTAGCTGTCTCGGAATCCTAGCGAGCGAGGAGGCTCGTAGCTGCGTCGAGTGCGGTCCGGGTCGTCCATGTGCATGACGCTGCGTCCCCACCAGCGTTCGTAGCGTTCGCTCAGCCGGACTGCGGGATCGACGACGAGCGTGAGCTCCAATGACGAGCCGTTATCCAAGAACATCGCGACCGGTGCCTCGTCAGAGCCACTGCCGTCGACCATCACGCCGAGACGAGGTGTGCCCGCCGATACCTCGCCCACATCCGCCCCTTCCCGTACGCCAGCTCCGGCGACGAGTCCTGGAGAACCCTAGCCCTGCTACAGCCCAGGCTCGACAGCAGTCTCCTACGCATCTGACGGATAGTCACTCTAGGCGTGGCGACTTCTTGCATACAGACGTTCTAGATGAGCCCTTTCAGCGACGCGTCCAAGACTCCCGCTGCCTTACTCGAGCCCCTGAGTGTGTTCATGTACACGTCCTGAGTCATGCTCGGGTTCTCATGGCCGAGATAGTCGGCGATCTCTGTGGCGGATAGCCCAGCTTTGTCGAGGATCGTGGCTACCGTCTTCCGAAAAGCATGGGTGGACAAGCC includes:
- a CDS encoding ApeA N-terminal domain 1-containing protein, whose protein sequence is MGEVSAGTPRLGVMVDGSGSDEAPVAMFLDNGSSLELTLVVDPAVRLSERYERWWGRSVMHMDDPDRTRRSYEPPRSLGFRDSYGTLVLVGCRSTDSRTTGGGSGHGKLVANFAVVDGQWLDYEQINGLRTDAPGVAAWTRLSGIRVDVQRDDRRRARSVRMDLESPADIRLAGAMNLGMHLHWRTDNPRGRFSAEEVVQLQTLVRDRRTWDDHLDLHGAVLDLAAISAWEPFGFNSIEVQIDNDRVRTGEDTYSDPQWRKVATHRLVKHEAWKEGPRFLFPFADVGPRGIKRWLRIRRDYKQVIDAMARVLYSDEPWGISSVVHSGIAFEALGYMIDLRKNDGAHLNGRKQMNFKPGLRVILADMELVPLDDAEGWIERSYAAYMGSKHVDRAMPDSLDLLNTLRENLLVLRFWIGLKIGVPAATLENLLQRDQLSSQFIALD
- the tilS gene encoding tRNA lysidine(34) synthetase TilS, whose protein sequence is MPSLAPAVAEIRLAVRTALADLPEGSTVVVGVSGGADSLALAAATAFEAAKRGVRATAVTVDHGLQQGSAEVAAETARVAGRLGLEALVVRVEVDGDGGPEAAARDARYRVLRDAASDVGARAVLLGHTLDDQAETVLLGLARGSGATSLQGMAPDREDEDGLRWLRPLLGVRRETTRAFCAAAELQPWDDPHNTDDRYTRVRVRRHVLPVLETQLGPGIAEALARTAEQLREDAEAFDEMIHETIEDIVEHAEAGISVSVAALAANPAALRNRIIRLVVDSEFGASLSRAQTIEVARLVTDWSGQGPIDLPGCAAVRHSGRIVFTAATR
- the ppa gene encoding inorganic diphosphatase; translated protein: MGAHDAVIEIPRGSRVKYEVDHETGRVHLDRVLYTTFGYPADYGYFDNTLGEDGDPLDVLVLLDHQIYPGVVVEVRPVAVLKMSDEAGGDDKLVAVLSKDPRWAHVQDIDDVPEYTKKEIAHFFEHYKDLEPNKWVKVDEWGNAAEAQRILDEAIVRFGEQGH
- a CDS encoding M23 family metallopeptidase, with amino-acid sequence MNEKTTQDAALAASADCGCAPTPAERRTLFGDGISRRGALGLGALSVVALSAFGITSGVTAAHAASYPSWDDVQKAKQNEASKAAEVKRIEGLIQSLTQKVSETQAAAEVASTEFYNAQQAYFAAIAEADALQEKADAQAAVADESARKAGQVAAQLYRNGGDDTSLELFFAGSAANADELLARLGSMDKLLEYNQTVYNDAVAARNSAQSLSDQAVVARDERDRLQKIAEEKMVAAQQAADAAQAALDEQSANLATMQAQLAALKDTTATTVAGYQKGVEEREKERKRREAAEAAANAGGNSGGGGTPGSGGWVRPHGGYRSSGYGPRSQQCNANGCSSSWHYGVDLANGCGAAIYAAHSGTVDAAFYNGGYGNYVRIQHGGGIATGYAHIKPGGFAVRSGQWVEAGQVIAYAGNTGGSFGCHLHFEVYINGRYTNPIDFMAGRGISV
- a CDS encoding DUF937 domain-containing protein yields the protein MATHDILSQVPLDDIAQKLGVSRDEAKVAVEQGGAVLLGGLAKNAESSEGSAAIEKALGKHRGASSPATVDDIDQEDGEKIVSHILGGKEKEVTKELTESTATPGIDFGKLLPILAPIVMGLIANATKDKTAKADAGTQGSGGIGDVIGGILGGGDSGSGGGLGDVLGGLLGGGKSGSGGGIDLGGILGGLFGGKK
- the ftsH gene encoding ATP-dependent zinc metalloprotease FtsH, which gives rise to MDVKKLTRNPLIYVALIGVLLFGGFLLISNLGAPKQITTQEGLELLSGKTVTEVVTTDGDQRVDMTLSKPFEGSENVQFYYVEARADEVVSAIDAAAPKDGFNDAVPRATWFDGFLSLLLPLVLLGLLFWWLLSSMQGGGGKVMQFGKSKAKLVNKETPTVTFADVAGADEAIEELHEIKEFLQDPAKFQAIGARIPKGVLLYGPPGTGKTLLARAVAGEAGAPFYSISGSDFVEMFVGVGASRVRDLFSQAKENAPAIIFIDEIDAVGRHRGAGMGGGNDEREQTLNQMLVEMDGFDPNANVIVIAATNRPDILDPALLRPGRFDRQIGVDAPDLKGRQKILEVHSKGKPLSKNVDLEVVARKTPGFTGADLANVLNEAALLTARSNAQLIDNRALDEAIDRVIAGPQRRTRVMKDKEKLITAYHEGGHALAAAAMNYTDPVTKITILPRGKALGYTMVLPLDDKYSVTRNELQDQLTYAMGGRVAEELVFHDPTTGASNDIEKATSIARKMVIEYGMTTQVGPVKLGSEGGDMFVARDMGRGREYSEKVAERVDAEVRALIEQAHNEAYAVLSENRDILDRLALALLEEETLDHNRIAEIFTEVKKLPERPLWLSGEDRPVSERPPIEVPKKDVSLAASVEAPTTPPRPQQGSAGAGNPRPATA
- the hpt gene encoding hypoxanthine phosphoribosyltransferase encodes the protein MRAAEIQDDLAQILVTEEEIHAKLDELAAQVAKDYEGKDLILVGVLKGAVMVMADFARALPFHAPMDWMAVSSYGASTKSSGVVQIRKDLDTDLHGKHVLIVEDIIDSGLTLSWLLENFGSRGAESIEVLALLRKPEAAKVEIDCKYVGFDIPVEFVVGYGLDYAERYRNLRDVAVLAPHVYS